ATTTTAGAGTATCTTGTATTGGAACTAACAGTTACTAGTGTTGGAATCTTTGTTTAGGACATTATGTTCCTCAGCTAGCTGAAGCTATAGTGAAGCATTATAAGAAAACCGGGGATAAGTCAATCAATCTAAAGGGCTACATGGTAAGATGGATTTGCTTCAAGGATTTGGGGTGTGGGTATCTTTGCACTGGAAAGATGAACTGAAAATTATATTATTGTCTACTGCAGGTTGGGAATGCTGTAACTGATGATTACCATGATGACTTGGGTATTTTCCAATTTATGTGGTCTACCGGTTTGATATCTGATCAAACGTACAAGCTGCTGAATGCTTACTGTGACTCTGAATCCTCCACTCACCCCTCATCTGAATGCAATAAGATTCTTGATGTTGCTGACAAAGAAAATGGAAACATCGACGCATACAGCATTTACACCCCTTCCTGCACAGCTACAGGCAGCAGACTATCTTTAAATCACTTGCGGAGAAGATTTCATGTAAGTATCAAATTGAAATATGATAATCTTTAAACGTCAACCCTTGCATATTATTCAATTATAACTGGTAACACAGTTTTAGCATATTAGCTTTGAAGTTTATGGTGGTATAAATTTTTATAGTCGGTTGCGCCCTTGGGTGAGAAGTATGATCCTTGCACCGAAGCTGACTCAACAATTTACTTCAATTTACCCGAGGTTCAAAAGGCACTTCATGTAAATCCAGCAGTTGCACCAACTAAATGGAAGACTTGCAGGTATGATCACAGAAACTCCTACAGGGATATGGATCCATCTCAAAAACACTGGCAGTagtgtttcttaatgtaatttgAATTTGCCATTTGGAAAACGCAACAAAACTGTCTacacttttttttgtgttttcttttggaaCCTATGGTTATATTAATCTGTTTCACGAGCGATCTTTTTCAGTCCTACTATTACATCTGTTACATCATGCATTTTGGTGATTCTGTTATGCAGTGATGAAGTAAGTGCTGACAATTGGAAGGATTCACCCAGGTCGATGCTGCCCATTTACAAAGAGCTCATAAAAGAGGGGCTTCGAATTTGGATGTTCAGGTACTTCTTATTCTCTGCCGTTGTTTCCGCTATATTAAGAATGTACTAATAGGGTTTCTTCTGAGTTGGTACTTGAAACCATGTATCAAACTCCTATGCGTCTGAGTTTATGTCAAGGCCTGTAAACATTTAGCTCTGTGTTATAATAAGAATCATGAAATCAATCATCCTAACAGTCTCGGTCACTTCTATGTATCAGTGGTGATACAGATTCTGTAATCCCTATTACCGCCACAAGGTACAGCATTGATGCCCTCAAGCTTCCAACTGTTTCTCCGTTTCGTGCTTGGTACGATGATGGCCAGGTAACTACCAACTACCACAGTCTCCTGTTTTTGGGAAAGAGAACAATTGAAATCGAAACATTCTGTACTAGAATTTTACTTATTTTGTATTAGAGTTTTACTTATTTTGTATTAGAgttttacttattttgttttGGATACTTGTGTTTTTCTAAAACGATATTTTGTGTGCTAAATCACAACAGGTTGGAGGATGGACTCAAGGTTACGAAGGTCTGACATTTGTTTCGGTGAGAGGAGCTGGTCATGAAGTCCCTCTACACAGACCTAAACTTGCACTAACTCTTGTCAAGGCGTTCTTGTCGGGAAATGCCATGCCAAGTTTATCCGTGCAACATGCCGATTCTTAATCATATTGTAGCTTTCCTTTTATACATCCCAATTAAGCAATATTATTGGACTTCTGGCCAATTTCTGTGCACTACTTTTTTTCCCTAAAGGACTGGATTGAGCTGATATCATGTTTATCTTCATAAATAGCCACTTCCAGATGATATCCATGAATGTTGTGACATAAGTAGTACTCCCAAGTCCCAACCATTGTTGTTACTTGTAAGCCAAAAGTGGAATACACCCACCAAATTCATCATGCTTTAAACCTAAATTTAGAAATGCCATTGGTTTAAATTTTGTCGGCACATTTGCAGTGAAACATCAACATCACTCTCAAGTATTATTGATATTTGTACATATAAAACTGAAAAAGAAAGCCATTTTTTTACCAAAAGGTCAAAAATCCGATAGAGGACCTAACTTATAGGTTAGAGGTCGATCTAATCTTTTTTTAGTAGGGTATATCGACCTCACTTGCCTTTCTTAACccggcgagattggggtatatctATTTTGTTCCCAACCATAATAGAGGATTAAGTGGTGTCTAATATATGTAAAGTTACCTAATTACCCTTCTTCCTAATAATAACCAAAACCACCCTTTTTGTTTTTAGATCAACCTTATTAATTtctttccttctccttcatcatCAATCAAATGATCAATTTATTTCCCCTACTCTATGTTTCATCgttttcaaatgaaaaaatatCCTCAATTATgccaaattaaatcaaaaccttactaaatcaaaactcattctagtactttgttttgttatttgaatgacaaattagatcagaaaatttgaaattgtTGAATTGTAGTTACACAGTCGGCATGGTATTTGTTTGTCGAGCATGCCgactttcatatttatttttagtcggCAAGCTTATAGGCTGAATAGCATGCTGACTTTTCAAagagttttgtttctgaaagtaatatttacagggtgggcacggtattcatccttataccttgccgactaagaaCTTGAAAATTTGAACCTTGTTGACCAAGAACttgaaccttgccgactaattatgcatttgtaacacctttctctgtatgtcaaaaatcctatagtgggcaaggtattttttgtcgaccttgccgactataaggtagctggcaaggtaaaaaatcaataagatgccgactagtgaaacatttacaacagtctcatgtgtgtcaaaaataataaagtcggcatcttcttcattcaccgaccttgccggccggatatagtcggcatgttatTCATCCGTAGACCTTGTCAGCCAAAGTTAGTCGGCATTCGtagaccctgccgacttttcatagttccagaactgaaagtgttgatttcttatttaattttgagtatgatttcatacatcagctttgcaatcccctttttataagtgtttgggtagtattttttttaatttccgttgcaaaaaaaattctcaaaacaatttttttttcatcaaaaaactTCCCACATGGATTctgtcaaaaacaaaatttgataacttaaattcataagttttaatctacttaattaattcatctaaactcaattaattaacctaatcagaatttttagtgttaattaaaaaaGAAtatttagccatttagaaaatacaaggttaaaggatggcctgttttacttcaaaatgacctggcTTTTGTCTCATTAGATATACTCCAATTAATTTGGGTGTACCCCAATCAAGCAAGGTTTCTTAAGTCTCAACAAGTTCATCACTAGTCTaaattttcgagccgattcttgaATTAAATTCCTACTCCTAAGGCGCTCCAAAAAAATCAATTTCGTGGGAACTTTTCAATATTATCTtttgattaattttaaaattatatgataataagaaataaaaaatttaacgCACAAGAGAATAAGACTAATTAAAAGctactttttttttgataaagggaACATTTTATAAAGCTAAGAAGCAGAAGAAACATTGTTTAGCTTACATAACCGAAGGATCCACGCATCCTTTCTAACCTTATCCCAGTACCTAGAGTTAATATACATATTTTGATGTTTATTAAGGATTCTAGCTAATTTATCCGCAAAGAAATTACATTTCCGCTTAATAAAAACGAAAGAAGAACTAGCAAGAAACTGGTTATAATTTAAGGCTTGCTGCAGAACTGCTTTAGACCTCCAATCAACTGCAAAATTGTTCTTCATTTCCATACTTCTTATAACATTATTTTTATCATTGAGGAAAATTATTCTTCCATCTCTGAATCCTTGTATCCATTTGATAGCTTCTCTGCAGGCTCTGGACTCTGCTTCTTTTGAGCTTGAGCACCATCTTGTACCTCCTGAAAAGTCGAGAATATTACCTGAATTATCAGTTTTAACAATCCCATAAGCAAAGTTTTTCGTAATACTTTAAAAAGCAGCATAAAAGAAAACATAAGTAATATCTTGTTCCAAGTCATATCCAGTAAAAGCACAATTCGGATGATTTTTATCACAAGTACTTGCACCAGTTCTTATTGAATCAGAATACTTCTTGTTTTTAGTGTAGTTTGGCAAATCTTTTCTGATGAACTCAACCAAATCAATTGAATTAACACTGACATTATCAAAAACGACTTTGCACCTGTACTTCCAAATATACCAAAGAACATAAGCAATAAAGTCACGATTGCTACCATCTTTTATCCAAGAAATACACCAATCCTTGAAGCTTAAGTTAGCAGCATCATAAAAAAATGAGGAAAAGCTAGGCCTCTCCATATAGCTTCAGAGAAAACACATTCTGTAAAAAGATGCTTGATATTTTCTCTAGCATTATTATTACACAAGGGACAGGTGATATCAATTGGAGTGTATAAACCTAAACTTTCCCTAACTGGTAAACAATCACTTAGAGCTTTCCACATAAAAGTTTTAACTCTTGGCATAACATTAAGTTTCCAAATTCCAACCCATTCGACTTTCATGTTTAAATGATTTCTGTTACACAGATAATTATAAGCAGATTTCACAGAAAATGTGCCATCCTTGGTTCCCAACCATCTACTTTAGTCTTTCTTGTCTAAGTTACTACTAGGTTCAAGCATTTGTAATTCCTCAATGTCGCTTTTCTCAAACAAATTATTTATAATACTGAAATTCCAATTTCCCCTATTGTCTATTATGTCAGCAACTTTAATTACAGTATTAGCTAAAGAAatattttttggttttggaattttacCACTTGGTAACCATTTTTCTGACCAAATATGAATATCTTTTCCATTTCCTAACTCCCAAGTATGATTCTCTCTGATAATGTCTAATCCTTTACAGATACTAGTCCAAACCCAagatttgattttcttctttttataataCAGGGGGTTATTTTTTGGAAAGTACTTGCACCTTAGGATCACACACCATAACTGATATGGATTTTCTAGCAACCTCCAAGCCAGCCTAGTTATAAGAGCTAGGTTGAATTTATAAGGGTTCTTTATTCTTAAACCACCATCTGCCTTGTTAATACACATTGATTCCCAAGCTTTAAGGTATATTCCTTTATTACATTTGTTTTTCTGCCACCAGAAATCTCTCTGAAGAGCATCAATATTATCTAAAGTTTTTTAGGGATTAAGAAACACATCATCTGGTACATAGGAAGAGCACTAGTCACTGAAGAAATTAAAGTAGTTCTTCCTGCTTGAGAAAGAAACTTAGCCTTCCAGccttggaccctactataaactTTATCTAGAAGATTTTGATAGTTAAAACACTTTGATCTATTAAAAAATAAAGGAGTTCCTAAATAAGTATCATTCTTTGTTATTCTGCCTAATTTAAGAATTCTAGCTTGCAATTTACAatgtttattttatatttttttgctgAAATAGATACCTGATTTTTGATAGTTGATAACCTGTCCCGAAGATTCACCAAAAGTTTTAAGCACATGTAGAATGTTCCTAGACTGATCTATACTAGATGTAGTGAATAAAAAGTAATCGTCAGCGAAAAAAGGTGTGTAATTGAAGGACAATCCTTCGTAACTTTTATTCCTGTTATTCTACCAGACTCTTCGGAAAAATTTAATAATTTAGATAGAGCTTCCATACATATGATGAAAATGTAGGTGGGAAGAGGATCCCCCTTCCTAATACCTCTAGTAGGAGAAAATGATTCACCCGGAGAACCATTCACTAGAACTGAATAAGTAACTCAGGAGATACAGGCAAGAACAAGATCAGAGAAATCTTCAGAAAATCCTAATTGCTTTAAAACTAATAATATGAAGTTCCATTCAagcctatcaaaagcttttgatatgTCTAATTTGATTGCCATATGACCATTCTTCTTTTTACTAGTTTTCATAGTGTGAAGGATTTCATGCGCAACAATAACGTTGTCTGTTATTTGTCTCCCTGGGATAAAAGCCGACTGATTCTGAGAAATAAAATTTCCAAGAACAGGTTTAATTCTATTAGCAATTATCTTAGATATTAACTTATAGAGAGCATTACTTAGACTTATTGGTAGAAAATCACTAGGGGTTTTGGGGTTTTTTATTTTGGGTATTAGAGATATAAAGGtatgatttatttttttgttaaaagtTCTTTCCTTGAAAACTTTTTGAACCCAGCTaacaatattttcttttaacaattCCCAGTGTTGTTGATAAAATTCTGGGgggaaaccatctggaccaggagccccccaagcattcatcataaaaagatcttcttttatttcttcttcacaTGGTATTTTACTAAGTTTTTCATTATCAGTTGCTTCAATAACTGGTTTTAAAATTTCTTCGAAAACGGGATCAATATCCATTCCACTTGTCTTTGCCACATTACTAAAATGTTTAGTTAACATAGAACTTAACTGACTCTGCCCCTCTATCCAAACACATGTACTATCTCTAAGAGTGTGTATACTATTAATTCTATTTTTTCAGACGCATTTTGGTAAAAAAATCTAGTATTATTGTCATTTTCCTTAATCCATTTATCCTTGACATGTTGACTCCAGTAGATTTTTTCTATTTCATACCATGAGCTAAGATCATTCTGAAGTTGTTCTATTTTACATTTTGTCTCCAAACTGTATGGTTTtcgattttcttcttcaattgtagtGAGAATAGTGGATATATTCCTAAAAATGTTACCAAAATCCTTCTTATTCCAAATTCTGAGATCATATTCAACATGTTTAAGCATCCCTAACGGATTTTTCTGTTTACTTTTGCTCTTATTAATTGAACCACTTATAATATCATTATAGTTTTTATGCTCAGACCAGCATCTCATGTATCTGTAAGGTCTAGATATTTTCTCTCTTGGTGGAATTGTTTCTAAAAGAATAGGCACATGATCTGAGGCTACTCTTGTAAGGTGATTATTTCTAGAGTTTGGAAAGTATTCTAACCATTTATGATTAACAAAAACTCTATCTATTATTTCTTGAATGTTTTGATTTCCTATGCGCATGTTTGTCCATGTGAAAGGAAGACCAGTGAAATTTAAATCAACCAAACCCGGTGCTTGAATACAGTGAAAAACATACGCAAAACCTCTAGTAGAAGGATTATTACCTCCCTCTTTTTCATCTTTGTGCATTATGAAGTTCATGTCTCCTATAATAGCCCAAAGTATATCTATTTCACTAATACTGCTTAAAAAATCCCATTGTTCAGTCCTAATATGATTATCTATAGCTCCATATATAAATGACATGTTCATACTAATGTTGTCTTTAATTAACTGAAAATGAAACACGTTATTTTTAAAAGATAGCAACCTAGCTGATATCCCTTAGCAATGGCAAAACCTCCTAATCTACCTATGGATGGTATTATAAATCAATCTTTAAGCTTCATTTTTCTAAAAATTTGCTCAACAGAAGACATTCAAACTTTTGTTTCAGATAGAAAAATCACATCAAGATCATTAGATTTATTTAAGTGATTAAGATGGTCCTGTTTTAGTTTAGATCTAATGCCTTGAAGATTCCATGAAAGAACTTTAAACTCATGACCTTTGACATCTTCTCCAGCCATGACATATCTAACTAGTAAGTTGTATTGTAGAGGAAATAAGGTTGCATATAAGTTCCAATGGAAAATAACTAAATATTTATTGCTCCAAAACATGCAGTCAGTGCAGACAATGTTTTTCATTTTGCCATATATTTGAAGTAAAGAAACATATATATTAGACTGCCAATGTACCATTCTTTTATAAAAATTATGAATTATGTCAAGGAGAGAAAAAATTCCATGAGCAATGCAGATCATATTATCACCATTAGTTACCACCTTATTATTTCTGTAAAGAGTACTTTTAATGTTCATATGTATCCAGAAAATATTTTCAGGCAAAGAATATATGAAAGttatgtttttttcatttttaaaaagAGATTTGAGTTTGAGAATATATATAGAGTAGTTAAAAAATTCTGCGACGTAAATATTTATATCACATATGCTAAGAGAAAGAAAAGTACCAAACATGTAAAGAATATGGATTTTCATGCAGAAGTATAAAAAAATAGGTTTTAAAATTACCTCTATAGTTTCAGCTGAGGAAAGATGTTCAGAGCCATGTTCAGTTTTTTCCATGCCAGTATCAGTATCTTGCTCTCTGCTTTCTGGGAGAAAGACAACCCAATTAATGTCTTGTGCTTTCTTACTACATTCAGCTTCTTCATTTCTTTCACCATACTATCCAGATGTTTTAGAGTTGTTGACATTTATTTCACCCATTTGCTGCATGTGTTCACCTTCCTCCTCTTGTAGAACTTCTTCTGCCACAACTATTGGAATAGAACTATTATCCCCCTCAATTTCCACACAAGCAGCATTAAGCTCATCTTCTTTTTTGTCTCCCTCATCATTTATTACAATACCAGTTCCTCTTCCCAATATAAAATAGTTATTCAGGAGTCTGAACCAATCatattcctttttcttttgcCTTTCATCTTTGAAACTGCTTTTAACTGCCTTACCTTTTAGAGCTGCCTTTAGATCATCAGCAGTAATTGCTTTTCCTTTAATAGTTGTATTAAAATCATCAGCAATGATTGATGACCTTTCATCTCCAATAATACCAACTTCTttagctttgtctttttattgcATGTAAGTCATTGCTACTCCTTTACTACTTTCCCCAGTAGATTCCTCAATATCCATTATTCTTCTTTTGGTTCCTCTGTTTAGGTAATCCACTCTGTCTATCTCACTTTCATAAATCCTCAGGCCTGCTACAGCATCAGTGATGAGATTAATTCTCTCATTATTCTGGATATTCTCTTGTTGGTTGACTGGAAAATCTTCACCTTCACcttcttcatagatgaaaattttaggaaagtttctttgataatccaAGTATCTAGCTCTACACTTATCCTCTGAATGTTCAGCATCAACATGCCAGCAGTCTCTGCATGTTCCATGAGGGATTTCCATAAAGAAAATTTCCATCCTTACTGTTTCTCTATCAGTGCCTTCAATTATAATAATCTTGATTTGATGAACTAGCACTTTAGTTATATCAACTAGAACATGAGCTTTGCACTCTCTTTCTTCACTTGGCCCCCTGAGATTTAGGACTCTACCAACTTTTTCAGCCACCAATTCTGCTACAAACCCTTTTGCTACTAAATCACCTCTCAAAGTAAATTTGATCCAGTAATGTTGAGCATTAAAGTCAATATCTTCAATTCTTGTATCTCCACCCCAGTGTCTCATAGTAAGAAGTTTTCCATGCACCCTATTTGGTATAAAATATATTGCAGCAGCATAGTCACCAGCATTAGAAAATCTAATTATGAACACTCTAGGATCATCAGTTTTTTTGATAATGATCTTTCCAGATGGAGTCCATGCCATGTTCAAAGCATAAGCCAGTTCTCCTACTCTTAGACCTCTTGGATCATCTCCTTGTTTTATTTCCTTGAATAATTTGACAACTAGTCTTGGAAATTTTCTCTGTTGTATCTGCCTAGTAGCAAAGCGAAGAAATTCAAGGTAGGATTTGATTGAGGAAGTTAAGGGATTCTCTTGATCTTCTATGATTCTAGTGAGATGAGCTATGTAATTGTTTGTGGGAATATCATACATGTTTCCTAGTAGCTGAAAAAAAACAATAATGGAAACTATTTTGTGTTTTAGAAGAGCAGAGATGGTAGAGAAGATTGTGATGGTTGCTTTTATAAACCTTAATAATGTAATGCAGTTTGCTTCTTTATATAAAAAATAGTTTTTGCATGCTAATAGTGCTATAGTTGTTctgaaatttttttccatttgttGCAAACCGATATTTCCAATGTTGCACATATTGAAAAAGGCTGACATGAGAAAAGTTCCTATCAAAATCTTCTACCGTTGTATACACAATATCTTGCTGACATAATGGTATCAATGTAGTGATTATATTTGTCTTCTCCCAAAGATAGTGTCTAATTATAAAATTATTATCCTTACTTGCAAATGGGGAAATTCCACCGCCTAATGAAGAAACGAACCAGTAACACTGTAGCTTCTCCACCTTTCTCTCAACCGAGATACTGACCTAACATGGTCTCAACCGAGCATTAGCTCCTACCAATCTTTCCCTGCAAAACAGAGATACGAATAAACAACTGATAATAAGGATAATTATAGTTTTTTCCATAATGAAACTGACAGATTAAAATAATTGATTAAAAAATCACTGATTTGATGAGATTAAAAAGACAGACCGATTGCAAAATCGAGAATTAGGTTTTATAAAATTGATCGGAAAACTGTAAATCCAATAAAAGAAACTAGAAGAGCATAGAGTAAGAAGACTATAAAGCAATCAATGAAGAAAGGAATCTAAAAATTGAAAAGATCGATTAACAGAAGTAGAAATCTGAAAGATGAATGAAGAAATTGGTTCTGCTCTCCCATCAGTGTTCTACCAAAGGTCCAAAACCACATGTTCCAAAATGTCAAGTGTGCAAAAGATCAGATTCCAAAATGCCCTCAGCTCGACCCAACAACGAGGCTTGGATTTGAACACCCAAAGCCTCCAAAACTTTCCTATCTAAAAACGGCCAAAACCCACCGGTCAACGGCAATCAATAAGTCAAAACCTAGATT
This DNA window, taken from Papaver somniferum cultivar HN1 chromosome 3, ASM357369v1, whole genome shotgun sequence, encodes the following:
- the LOC113355961 gene encoding serine carboxypeptidase II-2-like — encoded protein: MMKGSCFLVFVLVLNLIIDIQSVTGTKDVSSFERKDLDRVYKLPGQSFEVNFAHYSGYVDVNKDKALFYWFFEAVENPSSKPLLLWLNGGPGCSSIAYGEAEEIGPFHIRPDGKTLYQNPYSWNQVANVLFLDSPVGVGFSYSNKSENLLNNGDASTAEDSLAFLSNWLERFSEYKGREFYLSGESYAGHYVPQLAEAIVKHYKKTGDKSINLKGYMVGNAVTDDYHDDLGIFQFMWSTGLISDQTYKLLNAYCDSESSTHPSSECNKILDVADKENGNIDAYSIYTPSCTATGSRLSLNHLRRRFHSVAPLGEKYDPCTEADSTIYFNLPEVQKALHVNPAVAPTKWKTCSDEVSADNWKDSPRSMLPIYKELIKEGLRIWMFSGDTDSVIPITATRYSIDALKLPTVSPFRAWYDDGQVGGWTQGYEGLTFVSVRGAGHEVPLHRPKLALTLVKAFLSGNAMPSLSVQHADS